CGAATCCTTGTTGAAAATCCTTACCGAATAGATTTCAGATCAGCACAAAGCTGGTATTTTGAATTAAATGGTGAAGGGGCAAAATCATTAGCGCTGAAAAAAGAAAAATAAATGATCCGTATAGATACAATCTCCAGAAGTAAAATGGGATTGGAAATAAATCTCTCTTAATGGTAAAATAATGGAAATGAAAAGTTTGGGGTGAATGAAGTGGAAAAATTGATCATCGGTCTGATCATCGGCATCATTGTCTCTATCATCGTCATCGACCATAAAGGCATTGCTTATCAGCTCGCCGGAATAGGGGAAACAAAGCCGACAAGTCTTGCACAGTTGGATCTTACTTATGGGCTAAGTGTCATATTCATCACTGCTGTATGTACGGTTGGCGTCTACTTTTTCAGTCATTACATAACAAAAAAACAAATCGAAGCAAAATAAAAAGACGCGCAGCTGGCGTCTTTTTATGCTTTTTACCACTCGTCCTCACGCTTTTTTTCAGTCTTCTTTTTTGCCATGAAAAAAGCCAGCGCAACGAGAGGAATAAAAATGAAAAACGGAATTTGAATATGGCTCTGTGTAATGAAAGCAAGCCCTAGTAAAATCGCTGCACCAATGATGAGATACAGACAGCCTCTGCCGAACGTCTCCACAATCTTCAGCTCCTTTCCTGTGAAAAAGGAGAGTCTCCTAACAGTATATCAACTTCACTTATGACCCGTGTCACTAATTCTCTAACAGATTCACTCTTTGCAAGCCTCGGACTCTGACCTGACCACAAGGACAAAAACTCACTATTATTCTGTTGCCCGGCAGCCTGCCGAATCGGTTTTGTCAGGCTGTTCGTGATCGGAAAGTCAGGCATCAGGTATTGCTCCTGCTGCATTGCCAGTGTATAGGTGTTTTGAATGCCACGTGCCCATTTGCCGGAGAAGGCACGCGTCAGGATCACTTCATCTTCAGTGGTTGATAGGATTTTGTCTTTATGTAATGAATGAGCCCCGCTTTCACTCGTTGTCAGAAATGCTGTCCCCATTTGAACGGCTTGAGCACCAAGCATAAGAGACGCAGCGATCCCACGACCCTCCATAATCCCGCCAGCAGCAATTACAGGAATGTTGACAGCGTCTGAAACCTGTGGAATGAGTGACATCAGTCCAATCATGCTTTCTTCCTGATGGTGCAGGAAATTCCCTCTATGTCCACCAGCTTCACTGCCCTGAACGGTGACTAGATCCATTCCGGCTTTCTCGCATGCAATGGCTTCACTGACAGTCGTTGCCGTTCCAATTAACACAGTGCCATTTTCTTTAAGCCGCTTTACAACATCCTCAGAAGGGAGCCCGAATGTAAAAGAACAGACGGGTACGCTTGTGGAAATGATGACATCTATTTGCTGATCAAACGTTTGTTTTAACTTGTCGAAGCTTTTGATAGAAGCACGCTGTTGATCAAGACCAAGCACTGAACGAAAAGGATTCAGGCGTTCCTGTGCTTCCTGCACCTCGCCCTGATCAATTGTGAAAGG
This region of Jeotgalibacillus malaysiensis genomic DNA includes:
- a CDS encoding nitronate monooxygenase, producing MIQNECTKILGIRHPIIQAPMAGGVTTTTLVTQASKAGCLGMIGAGYLSAEQLHEQILEIQKETPLFGVNLFVPKPFTIDQGEVQEAQERLNPFRSVLGLDQQRASIKSFDKLKQTFDQQIDVIISTSVPVCSFTFGLPSEDVVKRLKENGTVLIGTATTVSEAIACEKAGMDLVTVQGSEAGGHRGNFLHHQEESMIGLMSLIPQVSDAVNIPVIAAGGIMEGRGIAASLMLGAQAVQMGTAFLTTSESGAHSLHKDKILSTTEDEVILTRAFSGKWARGIQNTYTLAMQQEQYLMPDFPITNSLTKPIRQAAGQQNNSEFLSLWSGQSPRLAKSESVRELVTRVISEVDILLGDSPFSQERS